GAGGTAATTTTGAAAACGTTACTAGTTGTGGATGACGATGAAGATATAAGGCTGATACTGCGTGATGAATTTTGCGACCTTGGTTATAATGTCGTTACAGCAATAGACGGAGAAGAAGGTCTGGTAGCCTTTAACGAACAGAACATCGATGTCGTTGTCCTCGACCTTGAAATGCCCAAACTCAGCGGGGAGGAAGTAGCCCTGAAACTTCAGAATCAGGCACCCTCTGTCCCCGTTATCATATACACCGGAAACGCAGAAAGACTTAAAGAACGCATCGGGGTTAAATATAACGCCGTGGTTCACAAGTCAGGCGGAATCGAGGAGCTTATCGGCAAGGTTACCGAACTGGCCAATGTTTGACACAAAGCTTTATGAAGGCTTCAGAGGAAAACACAGCACGATAGTTGCACTTGAAACGGTTGATTCCACCAATGCGTACGCAGTTTCAAACGATCTGCCGCCTTTTGCCGTGGTAACCGCAGAATCCCAGACCGCAGGGCGTGGGAGAAGCGGGAGAAAATGGCACAGCGCAGAGGGGCTTAACCTCTATTTTTCTATAGTTCTAAACGATATCGAGCCTCAGAAACTGCTCCCCATGAACATTTTTGCGGGCTATATTCTTGCAGACACGCTGAAAGATATCGCCGACGTTAAGATAAAGTGGCCGAACGATATCATCGCCGAAGGAAAAAAACTGGCGGGAATACTCATGGAAACGTCCTTTTCCGGAGGAAAACTGGAAAAGGCGGTACTGGGCATAGGCCTTAACGTCAATATAGAGGATTTTCCCGAAGATATCGCATGGATGGCAACTTCTCTCAAAAAGATTTCAGGTAGAAATTTCATCAGAGAAGAAATTTTAGCCTCTTTTATGAATAATCTGGAAGAAAAATATGATGATTTTATAACAGGTCGGATAAATTTGATAAATTTATGGCCGTTTTATTCCGCTTTTCTTGACAAAAAGATTTCTTTACATAAAGATGGTGTGAAAACAGAATACACTGAAAGGGGTATCGACGCTTTCGGCTGCCTTTTGGCGGAGAATGCGTACGGAAGACCTGAAACCATCGTAACCGGAGACATCGGATATGATTTTTGCCGTTGACATTGGCAACACAAACGTTGTGATCGGAATTTTCGAAAAGGGCAGCAATAACATTGTATGCAACTTCAGGGTGCAGTCCAGCACAAGCAGAACAACAGACGAATACGCCGCAATCATAATGCGACTGATGGAGAGCGAAGGGGTAAAACCTTCCGACATCTCCGGTGTTATTATTGCAAGTGTTGTTCCCAGACTTATCTTTACCTTTACCAAGTTTGCGAGAAAATATCTGGACAAGGACGCACTGGTGATAGCACCCGGCGTTAAAACAGGTATACCCATAAAGATGGAGAACCCCAAAGAGGTAGGCGCAGACAGAATCGTCAACGCTGTTGCCGTTAAGGTTAAACACGGATATCCGGCCATAGTGGTGGATTTCGGAACCGCAACGACATTCGATGTCATCAGCCGCAACGGGGACTACATCGGAGGCGTTATTTCGCCAGGTATAAAGCTTTCAGCTCAGATCCTCCACTCGAACACGGCAAAACTGCCCGAGGTGGAGATTGAACGTGTGGACACCATCATCGGCAAAAACACCATCCACTCCATCCAGTCCGGAATCTATTACGGATATCTGGAGATGGTGGACGGTATCATCAGGCGCATCCTTGAAGAGGAGTTCGACGGCGAAAATATCCCCGTCATTTCCACGGGGGGACTTGGAAGCGTGTTTGCAGAAGAGAGCAAATACATCAAAAGGTATGAACCAAACCTGACCCTTGAGGGTCTTAAGATCATATACGAAAAGAATATTTAACTATTAAATTTTTAATTAGCGGCGGTTAAAATGAGCAGACTCGGAACATTTCTGAAAGAAGCCAGAGAGGCACAAGGGCTTTCCATCGAAAAGGTAACACAGGAAACGAGACTCAGCGAGGACATCGTAAAACAGCTTGAAGAGGGCGGTTTTGCGGCACTCCCGTCATATAACCACGTTAAGAACTTTGTTAAGAACTATGCGGAATACCTCGGACTGGACATTGAAGAGGTCAACGCCATGCTTGCGGAGGAATGCACCAGATCGGACTTCACCCGTGACACTGCCATTGTTTTCTCAAATGAACCCCTGCAGGAGATAGCCGCAAGCGAGCCTGTCCCTGTAATGAAATATATCATCCCCACTGTGGTTATCATTCTGGTGATATTTGCGGGCACAAAGCTGTTCTTCGCTCTGAAAGGCAATAATAAGGTTGAAACCGCACCTGTAGCCGAACAGGTTCAGCCTCAGGCCCCAGCTCCCGCCGCCCCCCAGCAGGAGGACACCACATTCAATACTGTCGACCCTAAAACAGTTGAAAAGACCATTGAAGAGGTGACTGCGGCAGAACAGACAGGCGAAGGCACAACTCCCGCCGCAGAGGGCGAGGCCAAGCCCGGAGAAGCTGACAAAATGGTTGTTCAGGACGGGGTGATAAGACCCGACAAAACGGCCATCGAAGCTGATAAGCTGAAAGAAGAAAAAGATAAGAAAGCGCTCCCCACAGGCAACGTTGCGATCCTCAACTTCGCCGACGTCTGCTGGGTTCACGTTAAATCCGATACAGGCGAAGAGCTTGATTTCATAGCCAGCAGAGGCAACAAAAGAGAAATTGCGTTCAAAAAATATTTTGTGCTCGACGTGGGCAACGCCGCTGTGGCTTCTGTGACATTCAACGGTAAGGTAATTTCAGGACTCGGAGGCTATAAGCAGCCGGCGAAAGGTCTTAAGTTTGAACCCAACGAAACAGGTTCACTTAAGTACAGTATTGTAAAATAAGTCTTGAAATAATCCGACATCATCCTATCCTATTAAGACAAGAAAGGTGTTTTTATGCGTCAATTTTCTGCGGCCGTGTATGCGAATGAAAATCTCATTCTCTCAGAGGTTCTTGAGAAACTGGAGAATGAATTCCCACTTATAAGTATCAAGGTGTTTGGTAACAGTCTTGCGAACAGCACTCTGACTACAGCCACAAACGAATATGACGTTCTTCCGGCAGGAATGATAGACGACGAGGACATTCTGCTCGTTCTTTCTGACCCCAAAGACGACATGGAAGCCCTGAAAGAATATGAAGGAGACATAGTCGACTTTACCGGAACCTTTACCGCAAAAGATGTATATAAGATAGAAGAGCCCATTGCTTACCTTGTAAACGCTGTTCAGGTTAACAAGGAAGACATGGAGGCTGCGGCTTTTCTTCCGGCGGCTGTTTTCGGCAAGAGTGGTGTTGACGACATGATAAACCAGACCAGAGAGCTTTTCGCTTTCACAAACACAGAGACTAAGGTCTTTGAAGAGCGTCTGGCGTTCAATATGTTTTTCTCCGACATGGAAACAGGTCTGCTGGCGGGTTTCAGACAAAAGCTCAAAGCCGACACCGGTCTGGATATCGACATTAGAATGGGAGCGATTTCCACCGGATTTGTTCTTGACTTATATTTTAAAAAAGATGTAAATAAGGACTTCGGATATATTACTGAATCAGTAGGATTTGTCCCCACGATGGCAGACGTGTGTTCCAGAAAGCGCCCTGTCACAGTGTTCCGGTCAAAAAACAGGATCAGCATAGCCGGAGACTATATAAACGTCATCTGCGCACAGATAACGGATTCGTTTAAAGACATCATTGGAGAATGAAAATGATATATCTCGACAATGTTGCGGGAACTAAGCCCGACCAGAGAGTGGTTGAGAAAATGCTTCCTTTTTATACCGAGCACTACGGAAACCCGTCAGCGCATTTCTACCCCATCGGCAGAGAGGCTTTCGAGGCTATGGAAGCGGCAAGAGGAGAGGTTGCCTCTTTTATAAATGCGAAAACGGAGGAGATAGTTTTCACCTCCTGCGGAACGGAATCTAATAACCTCGCTATCAAGGGATTTCTCAAGAACCCCAAGAACACGGGCAAACACATTATCATCAGTGAGATAGAGCATTTTTCAGTTGATTCGGCTGTAACAAAGCTTATAAATGACGGCTATGAGATAACCAAGCTCAGAGTCGACAACACAGGCCTTGTTAACCCTGACGACCTGAAAAAAGCCCTCAGAAAAGATACTGTGCTGGTTTCCATTCAGCATACGAACCCTGAGATCGGTACTGTTCAGTACACAGACGCTCTGGGCGCAATATGCCGGGAGAACAACGTTGCTTTCCATGTTGACGCAGTTGCGGCTGCGGGTTTTTCTGAGCTGGATGTCAAAGCGCTTAACTGCGATATGCTCTCCATTGCATCGCAGAATTTCTACGGACCCAAAGGTGCGGGCGCACTCTACATAAGAGACGGCATCAAACTCAGCGGACTGCTTGACGGCGGACATCAGGAAAGAGGCTACAGAAGCGGAACAGAGAACGTTCCAGCTATAGTTGGAATGGGTGAGGCGGCTCGCATCGCAAAGGCCGAAATGGGCGTTTGGGTTCCCGAGCTTGTAAGCCTCCAGAAAAAACTCTGGGACGGGCTGGGCGGAATGTTCGACTTCCTGCACTTCACAGGAAACAAGGACAGACGCAGACCCGGACACGTCAGCTTCTGGATTGAGTATATCGAAGGCGAATCACTGCTCATGTGGCTGTCGCTTAAAGGCTTCGCATGCGCCAGCGGATCTGCCTGCTCCTCCAACATTCTGGCGGAGGACGAGGAAGATCTCGCCGCATCATACGTTCTTACAGCGGTAGGCGTTCCCAACGACATCTGCGCAGGTTCGCTCGGTATGTCTATGTCGAAATATAATACTCAAGACGACATCGAAAACGTCCTGAAAGTTATGCCGGAAACGGTTCAGAGACTGTGCGAAATGTCGCCTATGTACAACAGAAAGTAGTTTTCCTAATTACAGGAGGAGAGAACAATGGCTAAAGGACCTTACAGCGATAAAGTTATGGATCATTTCATGAACCCCAGAAACATGGGCGAAATAGAGGGAGCAAACGGAGTAGGGGAAGTCGGCAACCCCGCATGCGGCGACGTCATGAAGATCTTCCTTAAGATAAATGACGACCAGATAGTTGAGGATGTTAAATTCAAAACTTTCGGCTGCGGCGCGGCTATCGCATCCAGCTCCATGGCAACAGAGCTTATGAAAGGCAAAAAAGTTGAGGAACTGCTCGCCCTGACAAATCAGGCCATCGTAGATGCCCTTGACGGACTGCCCCCCGCTAAGATACACTGTTCTGTAATGGCTGAAGAGGCCATCGAAGACGCACTTAAAAACTACTTCATATCAAAGGGTCAGGATCCTGCGATTATTGAAGAGATGAAAGCAAAAATAAAGAAAGAGAATTAACGGAGGATACAAAATGAGCCTTAGAGAAAGAGTAGAAGAAGTTCTGGATCAGGTTAGACCCACCCTTCAGGCTGACGGCGGAGATATCACTCTGCTTGACGTTTCAGAAGACGGCGTAGTAAAAGTTCAGCTGACAGGCGCTTGCGGCTCCTGCCCCTTCAGCACCATGACACTGAAACACGGTGTTGAGGCAAGACTGAAAGACATGATTCCTGAAGTTAAGGAAGTTCTTTCCATATAATCTTAAAGGGGTGCCCGCAAGGCACCCCTTTTTTTATCGTTTATAACGCATCGCATTTCTTCCTTGTTCTGATTGTATCTAAAAACCAAGTTTTTTTATCACCCATAGGCATATATTTTTCGTCACTGCGAGGGCTTTAGCCCGTGGCAGTCTTCCAACTTTAGATATCATATCGCCTTAGTTCGTCTGTGTTTGGAAGCTTGCTTCACCTCTTCGAGGTTCGCAAAGACGAATAACCATTTCTGAGATTCTTCACTTCGTTCAAAATGACTTTTATGACGTATTCGTAGTGTACAAATATTTTCTGAGAAAATGAGAAAGGATATATATTCCTGTCACTCTGAGTGCAACGAAGAGTCTCGTAGAATGACGTGACTGAAAATACATAAAAAAAGGGGCTTTTCAGCCCCTTGGTTTTATAATTTGTTCAGCAGTGCTTTCAGAATGTCGCCGAGAGACACAAGCCCCACCAACTTTCCTGTTTCGTCCACAACGGGGAGTCTGTGGCGGTATTTTTCGAGAACGACTGTTGCCGCTTCCTCAACCGTGGCATCGGGAGAGATGGTTACAGCGGGCATATGCATAACCCTTTTAACAGGTTCCGCAGTAAGCTCACGCACGTCTATCAGGGGGATAAACTGCGCTTCGTTCAGGATATCCGGCAGTGCCTTTGCGATATCCGCTTCGCTGAAAGTTCCCAGAACCTTGTTGTTTTTATCGACAACAGGCAGTCCTGAGATATTTTTTCTGCGTATTCTTAATATAACTTCCTTAATGGTCTCGTCAGGACCTGCGGTGACTATGTTAGTCGCCATAATGTCACGAACTTTCATTCTCACTCCTATGCTACATCTGCATGGCGATCTCTTTCAGAAGGTCACGCAGAATGACCCCGTCCGGAGACTTGGGGATGGTTCTGGTGAACCTGATATCGCTGGGCATTGCGATTTCGCCTATTTCGTTCAGTATTGTTTCTTTGATTTCTCTTATAATCTGGTCGTGGTAGCTTTCGTCCTTTTTGTCTTTAAGAACGCAGAAGGCTATCAGTTTTTCTCCCCGTTTTTCGTCTGTGACGTTGATCAGGGCAAAATCCTTTATCTTAGGATATGTTCTGACTGCTTCTTCGATTTCCACCAGGCTCATTCTTTTCCCTCCGATATGCATAACATCATCGAGACGGCCTGTTAGAACCATATTATAATTGTTGTCGTACTGCCCCCCCGTCACCCGTACTGAAGTAGGGTTTTGAGTGAGCATTTTTTTTCCAATAGATTTTTTCGAATAAGCCCGGCTGTCCGTGGACAGATTTCGCAAGGGGTGCGAAAGGGGCATTTAATACTATTTCACCTTGAGTATTGATAGTATCTATAACATGTTTTGAAGTTTTGTCCAGTAAAACCGCAGGCACTCCCGGTAAATGTTTTCCGACGGTTCCATATTCGATGTCGGAATATCCTGCCAGTGAAGAGAAAATTGCTCCTCCCGCTTCTGTTAAAGAATATATGTCGAAAATGACCGCTCTGTTGGAACAGAGTTTTGCTGACGTCCACTCTAAAACTTCGGCGGGCATTTTCTCTCCGCCGGATGCAACCATCTCAATAGCGGGCAGATCGAGGAAGATGTTTTTCTTCTGGCTGGCGTTCATGAGCGACCGGAGAGCGGAAGGCGTTGTATAGAGCTTATTAACGCTGTATTTTCTGCATATATCGAAGAAATCTTTTGCATTCTCAATATTTACGGTGTCTTCGAAAACCAGAACCGTCTGGCCGGACATGAGAGGCCCGTAAACTATGTATGAA
This genomic stretch from Seleniivibrio woodruffii harbors:
- a CDS encoding response regulator, giving the protein MKTLLVVDDDEDIRLILRDEFCDLGYNVVTAIDGEEGLVAFNEQNIDVVVLDLEMPKLSGEEVALKLQNQAPSVPVIIYTGNAERLKERIGVKYNAVVHKSGGIEELIGKVTELANV
- a CDS encoding biotin--[acetyl-CoA-carboxylase] ligase encodes the protein MFDTKLYEGFRGKHSTIVALETVDSTNAYAVSNDLPPFAVVTAESQTAGRGRSGRKWHSAEGLNLYFSIVLNDIEPQKLLPMNIFAGYILADTLKDIADVKIKWPNDIIAEGKKLAGILMETSFSGGKLEKAVLGIGLNVNIEDFPEDIAWMATSLKKISGRNFIREEILASFMNNLEEKYDDFITGRINLINLWPFYSAFLDKKISLHKDGVKTEYTERGIDAFGCLLAENAYGRPETIVTGDIGYDFCR
- a CDS encoding type III pantothenate kinase — protein: MIFAVDIGNTNVVIGIFEKGSNNIVCNFRVQSSTSRTTDEYAAIIMRLMESEGVKPSDISGVIIASVVPRLIFTFTKFARKYLDKDALVIAPGVKTGIPIKMENPKEVGADRIVNAVAVKVKHGYPAIVVDFGTATTFDVISRNGDYIGGVISPGIKLSAQILHSNTAKLPEVEIERVDTIIGKNTIHSIQSGIYYGYLEMVDGIIRRILEEEFDGENIPVISTGGLGSVFAEESKYIKRYEPNLTLEGLKIIYEKNI
- a CDS encoding helix-turn-helix domain-containing protein gives rise to the protein MSRLGTFLKEAREAQGLSIEKVTQETRLSEDIVKQLEEGGFAALPSYNHVKNFVKNYAEYLGLDIEEVNAMLAEECTRSDFTRDTAIVFSNEPLQEIAASEPVPVMKYIIPTVVIILVIFAGTKLFFALKGNNKVETAPVAEQVQPQAPAPAAPQQEDTTFNTVDPKTVEKTIEEVTAAEQTGEGTTPAAEGEAKPGEADKMVVQDGVIRPDKTAIEADKLKEEKDKKALPTGNVAILNFADVCWVHVKSDTGEELDFIASRGNKREIAFKKYFVLDVGNAAVASVTFNGKVISGLGGYKQPAKGLKFEPNETGSLKYSIVK
- a CDS encoding cysteine desulfurase family protein, producing MIYLDNVAGTKPDQRVVEKMLPFYTEHYGNPSAHFYPIGREAFEAMEAARGEVASFINAKTEEIVFTSCGTESNNLAIKGFLKNPKNTGKHIIISEIEHFSVDSAVTKLINDGYEITKLRVDNTGLVNPDDLKKALRKDTVLVSIQHTNPEIGTVQYTDALGAICRENNVAFHVDAVAAAGFSELDVKALNCDMLSIASQNFYGPKGAGALYIRDGIKLSGLLDGGHQERGYRSGTENVPAIVGMGEAARIAKAEMGVWVPELVSLQKKLWDGLGGMFDFLHFTGNKDRRRPGHVSFWIEYIEGESLLMWLSLKGFACASGSACSSNILAEDEEDLAASYVLTAVGVPNDICAGSLGMSMSKYNTQDDIENVLKVMPETVQRLCEMSPMYNRK
- the nifU gene encoding Fe-S cluster assembly scaffold protein NifU, whose product is MAKGPYSDKVMDHFMNPRNMGEIEGANGVGEVGNPACGDVMKIFLKINDDQIVEDVKFKTFGCGAAIASSSMATELMKGKKVEELLALTNQAIVDALDGLPPAKIHCSVMAEEAIEDALKNYFISKGQDPAIIEEMKAKIKKEN
- a CDS encoding NifU family protein, yielding MSLRERVEEVLDQVRPTLQADGGDITLLDVSEDGVVKVQLTGACGSCPFSTMTLKHGVEARLKDMIPEVKEVLSI
- a CDS encoding CBS domain-containing protein; translated protein: MKVRDIMATNIVTAGPDETIKEVILRIRRKNISGLPVVDKNNKVLGTFSEADIAKALPDILNEAQFIPLIDVRELTAEPVKRVMHMPAVTISPDATVEEAATVVLEKYRHRLPVVDETGKLVGLVSLGDILKALLNKL
- a CDS encoding AMP-binding enzyme, with amino-acid sequence MSLVEIEEAVRTYPKIKDFALINVTDEKRGEKLIAFCVLKDKKDESYHDQIIREIKETILNEIGEIAMPSDIRFTRTIPKSPDGVILRDLLKEIAMQM